A window of Caldivirga sp. genomic DNA:
GCTCCTTTAACCGTATCTAATGGTACTTTTGTAGTTGGCACGTTCATTTCACTCACCTCAAGTACACCTACAGCAGAGGGGGTTTATATACCTTTCTGGGTTGTCTACAATTACTCGATAGCTTAATGAAGTTGGAACATAGTGTAAATATGATACATTGTATCCTAAGTAATCATTATGATAAAATTTACTTACTTAATTAATCCTTAGGAATTGAAAAATACTGATTTAACCTTAACGTGATTTAAGTCAGATTACTCAGGTGGTATCTCCATGTATGTTGCGGCAATATCAATACCAAGCCTCCTCTTATGTAATAAACGAACAGTGACGTATAATACGATACCTACTATAACTGCTGCTGCCTCAACACCATAGGCTAACCAGTTACCACCCCATATTGATGGGTATTCTAGGAATTGGTAAGTCAAGAAACCCATTACTGCTGCAAAAAGCATACCAGAAATAGCTAATGTTACCCTACTAGGATTCCTAAGACCTATTATGCCAGCCCCCTTAACACCTATTACCACTGCAGCAATGCCAACCGCCATGTAGTATAATAACGCCTCAACAACGGCACCGTATAGTGCTGTGAATGTGCCGTAGAATACTCCGGCAAGGGTAATGAGTATGGAGGTTATTGCTAAGTCGAATAAGTGCGCGTAAACTGGTGAACCAAACCTTGGGCTTAGGTAGGCGAAGAAGCTTGGTAAGACTCTATCAAAGGACATTGC
This region includes:
- a CDS encoding amino acid permease, whose protein sequence is LGPTIMMLPFFAIYIYPWLNAGPAMSSEIKGRRAVGLNVPTAALLTMLLATIGFTAMYYALGFNFVTAALSNSNINGTVNYWTIAMAASGNPILAWIIGIGSVTWNLAILAYGAIIVVRYWFAMSFDRVLPSFFAYLSPRFGSPVYAHLFDLAITSILITLAGVFYGTFTALYGAVVEALLYYMAVGIAAVVIGVKGAGIIGLRNPSRVTLAISGMLFAAVMGFLTYQFLEYPSIWGGNWLAYGVEAAAVIVGIVLYVTVRLLHKRRLGIDIAATYMEIPPE